From one [Ruminococcus] lactaris ATCC 29176 genomic stretch:
- a CDS encoding DUF4317 family protein, with the protein MINREDMLALTRRMTVKRTSITRIAGSYMDEEGFSEGTFNTHFQNLSPAEREKNLALAKAVPFSETNKNLKEYCFESEKDQNGKATVNPMRQLLIGMRNCGLKNDALMDTFYEVIGEKYQTDSSYAIYVFHDRYDIPAKGKDHERLGESENVYEYLICVICPLENEYEPGEPECGFLFPAFLDGGAALNCVDIYQKNTKNPHTELKELLGCRPVDNRR; encoded by the coding sequence ATGATCAACAGAGAAGATATGCTGGCATTGACAAGGCGAATGACAGTAAAAAGAACATCCATTACCAGAATTGCAGGAAGTTATATGGATGAAGAAGGATTTAGTGAAGGAACATTTAATACTCATTTTCAGAATCTGAGTCCGGCAGAAAGGGAGAAGAATCTTGCACTGGCAAAAGCAGTTCCTTTTTCTGAAACCAATAAAAATCTGAAAGAATACTGTTTTGAATCTGAAAAAGATCAGAATGGAAAAGCGACAGTGAATCCTATGCGGCAGCTTCTGATAGGGATGAGAAACTGTGGCCTCAAAAATGATGCATTGATGGATACTTTTTATGAAGTGATTGGAGAAAAATATCAGACGGACAGTTCTTATGCAATCTATGTATTTCATGACAGATATGATATTCCTGCAAAGGGAAAAGATCATGAAAGGCTGGGAGAATCAGAAAATGTGTATGAATATCTGATCTGTGTGATTTGTCCGTTAGAAAATGAATATGAACCTGGAGAGCCAGAATGTGGATTCCTTTTTCCTGCATTTTTGGATGGGGGAGCAGCATTAAACTGCGTGGATATTTATCAGAAAAATACAAAAAATCCGCATACAGAGCTGAAAGAATTGCTTGGATGCAGACCAGTGGACAACAGGAGGTGA
- a CDS encoding trimeric intracellular cation channel family protein, translating into MELQTWIVLIIELIGTVAFSVSGAMVGMRKQMDIFGVIVLGVVTAVGGGMMRDVFLGQIPGAFTKPVYVEAAVVSAVIPFVLLYVNKKLLHSRYQIVYTKIIFLMDSLGLGIFTAMGVSTGVGAGYEKNMFFLCFLGTLTGVGGGLLRDMMAGVPPYIFVKHVYACASIAGAVCSVLVYRRYGQIPSLITGTAVTLLIRLAAAHYRWNLPCVKLEEGRSSINEPGTDKAEKDMPMINK; encoded by the coding sequence ATGGAACTACAGACATGGATCGTACTGATCATAGAGCTGATTGGAACGGTGGCATTTTCAGTTTCGGGAGCTATGGTCGGAATGCGGAAGCAGATGGATATTTTCGGAGTGATCGTGCTTGGAGTTGTAACAGCAGTCGGTGGCGGAATGATGCGGGATGTGTTCCTCGGACAGATACCGGGAGCCTTTACTAAACCGGTTTATGTAGAGGCGGCAGTGGTGTCTGCGGTCATTCCGTTTGTATTGCTGTATGTGAATAAAAAGCTGCTCCACAGCAGATACCAGATAGTGTATACAAAGATTATTTTTCTGATGGATTCACTGGGACTGGGGATTTTCACGGCAATGGGGGTTTCAACGGGTGTGGGAGCAGGATATGAAAAAAATATGTTTTTTCTCTGCTTCCTCGGAACGCTGACCGGTGTTGGAGGTGGTCTGCTGCGGGATATGATGGCAGGGGTTCCACCCTATATTTTCGTAAAGCATGTCTATGCCTGTGCATCGATTGCCGGGGCGGTCTGCAGTGTACTGGTTTACCGTCGGTATGGGCAGATTCCGTCCCTGATCACCGGAACAGCAGTGACGTTGCTGATCCGGCTTGCAGCTGCACATTACCGTTGGAATCTTCCCTGTGTGAAACTGGAGGAGGGACGGAGCAGTATAAATGAGCCGGGGACAGACAAAGCAGAAAAGGATATGCCGATGATAAATAAATAA
- the ppdK gene encoding pyruvate, phosphate dikinase, which produces MAKWVYMFTEGNADMRNLLGGKGANLAEMTNLGLPVPQGFTVTTEACTQYYEDGRQINDEIMGQIMEAIDKMEGITGKKFGDKQNPLLVSVRSGARASMPGMMDTILNLGLNEEVVETLAEASGNPRWAWDCYRRFIQMFSDVVMEVGKKYFEELIDKMKEEKGVKQDVDLDADDLKKLAEQFKAEYKSKIGSDFPSDPKEQLMEAVKAVFRSWDNPRANVYRRDNDIPYSWGTAVNVQMMAFGNMGDDCGTGVAFTRDPATGENGLFGEFLTNAQGEDVVAGVRTPMHISEMEQKFPEAFKQFKEVCNTLEKHYRDMQDMEFTVEHGKLYMLQTRNGKRTAQAALKIACDLVDEGMRTEEEAVAMIDPRNLDTLLHPQFDAAALKAATPMAKALGASPGAACGKVVFTADDAVEWAARGEKVILVRLETSPEDITGMKSAQGILTVRGGMTSHAAVVARGMGTCCVSGCGDITMDEANKKFTLAGKEFHEGDSISLDGSTGAIYDGIIPTVDATIAGEFGRIMGWADKYRTMKVRTNADTPADAKKARELGAEGIGLCRTEHMFFEGNRIDAFREMICAETVEEREAALAKILPEQQGDFEKLYEALEGNPVTIRFLDPPLHEFVPTEEEDIKKLADAQGKTVDQIKAIIDSLHEFNPMMGHRGCRLAVTYPEIAKMQTSAVIRAAINVKKAHPDWNVKPEIMIPLVGDIKELKYVKKFVVETADAEIAAAGSDLEYEVGTMIEIPRAALTADDIAKEADFFCFGTNDLTQMTYGFSRDDAGKFLDAYYDAKIFENDPFAKLDQVGVGKLMKMAIELGKPVNPTLHVGICGEHGGDPSSVEFCNSIGLDYVSCSPFRVPIARLAAAQAAINQKK; this is translated from the coding sequence ATGGCAAAATGGGTTTATATGTTCACTGAAGGTAACGCCGACATGAGAAATCTTCTCGGTGGAAAAGGCGCAAACCTTGCAGAGATGACAAACCTGGGACTCCCGGTACCACAGGGATTCACAGTAACAACTGAGGCTTGTACACAGTACTATGAGGATGGCAGACAGATCAACGACGAAATTATGGGTCAGATCATGGAAGCTATCGATAAAATGGAAGGCATCACAGGAAAGAAATTCGGAGACAAGCAGAATCCGCTTCTCGTTTCCGTTCGTTCTGGAGCAAGAGCTTCCATGCCAGGTATGATGGATACGATCCTGAACCTTGGACTGAATGAAGAAGTTGTTGAGACACTGGCAGAAGCTTCAGGCAACCCACGTTGGGCTTGGGACTGCTACAGAAGATTTATCCAGATGTTCTCTGATGTAGTTATGGAAGTTGGTAAGAAGTATTTTGAAGAACTTATCGACAAGATGAAAGAAGAAAAAGGTGTTAAGCAGGACGTTGATCTTGACGCTGATGACCTGAAGAAGCTGGCTGAGCAGTTCAAGGCAGAGTACAAGTCCAAGATCGGTTCAGACTTCCCTTCAGATCCGAAAGAGCAGTTGATGGAGGCTGTTAAGGCTGTATTCCGTTCATGGGACAACCCGAGAGCTAACGTTTACCGTCGTGATAATGATATCCCGTATTCATGGGGAACAGCAGTTAACGTACAGATGATGGCATTCGGTAACATGGGAGATGACTGTGGTACAGGTGTTGCCTTCACTCGTGACCCTGCTACAGGAGAGAACGGTCTGTTCGGAGAGTTCCTGACAAATGCACAGGGCGAGGACGTTGTTGCCGGTGTTCGTACACCAATGCACATTTCCGAGATGGAGCAGAAGTTCCCGGAAGCATTCAAGCAGTTTAAAGAAGTATGCAATACTCTGGAGAAGCACTACAGAGATATGCAGGATATGGAGTTTACTGTAGAGCATGGTAAACTGTATATGCTTCAGACACGTAATGGTAAGAGAACAGCTCAGGCTGCTCTTAAGATCGCTTGTGATCTTGTAGATGAAGGAATGAGAACAGAGGAAGAGGCTGTTGCAATGATCGACCCTCGTAACCTCGATACTCTGCTTCACCCACAGTTCGACGCTGCAGCACTGAAAGCTGCTACACCAATGGCTAAAGCACTTGGAGCATCTCCAGGAGCTGCTTGTGGTAAAGTCGTATTCACAGCTGATGACGCTGTAGAGTGGGCTGCAAGAGGAGAGAAAGTTATCCTTGTTCGTCTTGAGACATCACCAGAAGATATCACAGGTATGAAGTCAGCTCAGGGTATCCTGACAGTTCGTGGTGGTATGACATCCCATGCAGCCGTAGTTGCACGTGGAATGGGTACATGCTGTGTATCTGGTTGTGGTGACATCACAATGGACGAAGCTAATAAGAAATTTACACTTGCAGGAAAAGAATTCCACGAGGGAGATTCAATCTCACTTGATGGATCCACAGGTGCTATCTATGACGGAATCATCCCGACTGTAGACGCTACAATCGCTGGTGAGTTCGGAAGAATCATGGGATGGGCTGACAAGTACAGAACTATGAAGGTTCGTACAAATGCTGATACACCGGCTGACGCTAAGAAAGCTCGTGAGCTTGGTGCAGAAGGTATCGGACTTTGCCGTACAGAGCATATGTTCTTTGAAGGCAACAGAATCGACGCATTCCGTGAGATGATCTGTGCAGAGACAGTGGAAGAAAGAGAAGCAGCACTTGCTAAGATCCTTCCGGAGCAGCAGGGAGACTTCGAGAAACTGTATGAAGCTCTTGAAGGTAACCCGGTTACAATTCGTTTCCTTGACCCACCGCTTCATGAGTTCGTTCCTACAGAGGAAGAGGACATCAAGAAACTGGCTGACGCTCAGGGCAAGACAGTTGACCAGATCAAAGCTATTATCGACAGCCTGCACGAGTTCAACCCAATGATGGGACACCGTGGATGCCGTCTTGCAGTTACATATCCAGAGATTGCTAAGATGCAGACAAGTGCTGTTATCCGTGCAGCAATCAATGTAAAGAAAGCTCATCCAGATTGGAACGTTAAACCAGAGATCATGATCCCACTTGTTGGAGATATCAAAGAGCTTAAATACGTTAAGAAATTCGTTGTAGAGACAGCTGACGCTGAGATCGCAGCAGCTGGAAGCGACCTTGAGTACGAGGTTGGTACAATGATCGAGATCCCAAGAGCTGCTCTTACAGCTGACGATATCGCAAAAGAAGCTGACTTCTTCTGCTTCGGAACAAACGACCTTACACAGATGACATACGGATTCTCCCGTGATGACGCTGGTAAGTTCCTTGATGCTTACTATGACGCTAAGATCTTCGAGAACGATCCATTCGCTAAACTGGATCAGGTTGGTGTTGGTAAGCTCATGAAGATGGCTATCGAACTCGGAAAACCGGTTAACCCGACACTCCACGTTGGTATCTGTGGAGAGCATGGTGGAGATCCAAGCTCTGTAGAGTTCTGCAACAGCATTGGACTTGACTATGTATCCTGCTCACCATTCCGTGTACCGATCGCTCGTCTTGCAGCAGCACAGGCAGCTATCAACCAGAAGAAATAA
- the fucO gene encoding lactaldehyde reductase: protein MANRIMLNETSYHGAGAIQEIANEAKARAFKKAFVCSDPDLIKFGVTGKVTDVLDHSGLAYEIYSDIKANPTIENVQHGVQAFKDAEADYIIAIGGGSSMDTAKAIGIIIANPEFEDVRSLEGVAPTKNPCVPIIAVPTTAGTAAEVTINYVITDVEKKRKFVCVDSHDMPVIAVVDPEMMSSMPKGLTASTGMDALTHAIEGYTTKAAWEMTDMFHLKAIEIISRSLRSAVANEKEGREGMALGQYIAGMGFSNVGLGIAHSMAHTLGAVYDTPHGVACAMMLPIVMEYNADCTGEKYREIARAMGVKGVDEMSVEEYRKAAVDAVQKLSVDVGIPTKLEALKEEDLQFLAESAHADACAPGNPKDASVEDLKDLFRKLM from the coding sequence ATGGCTAACAGAATTATGTTAAATGAGACATCTTATCATGGAGCAGGTGCGATTCAGGAAATCGCAAATGAAGCAAAGGCAAGAGCATTCAAAAAAGCATTTGTATGTTCTGATCCAGATCTGATTAAATTTGGAGTGACAGGAAAAGTGACAGATGTCCTTGATCATTCAGGACTTGCTTATGAAATTTATTCTGATATTAAAGCAAACCCGACCATCGAGAATGTGCAGCATGGCGTTCAGGCATTTAAAGATGCAGAAGCAGATTATATTATTGCAATCGGTGGAGGATCATCCATGGATACAGCCAAGGCAATTGGTATCATTATTGCAAATCCGGAATTTGAAGATGTAAGAAGTCTGGAAGGTGTTGCACCGACAAAGAACCCTTGCGTTCCGATTATTGCAGTTCCAACAACAGCCGGTACAGCAGCAGAAGTAACGATCAATTACGTTATTACAGACGTAGAGAAAAAGAGAAAATTTGTATGTGTAGATTCACATGATATGCCGGTAATCGCAGTGGTTGACCCGGAAATGATGTCTTCTATGCCAAAAGGACTGACAGCATCTACCGGAATGGATGCCCTGACTCACGCAATCGAAGGATATACAACAAAGGCAGCCTGGGAGATGACTGATATGTTCCATTTGAAAGCAATCGAGATTATTTCCAGGTCTTTAAGAAGTGCTGTTGCCAATGAAAAAGAAGGTCGTGAGGGAATGGCTCTTGGACAGTACATCGCAGGAATGGGATTCTCCAATGTAGGTCTTGGAATCGCACATTCTATGGCCCATACATTAGGAGCAGTTTATGATACTCCACATGGTGTTGCATGTGCTATGATGCTTCCGATCGTTATGGAATATAATGCTGACTGCACAGGTGAAAAATACCGTGAGATCGCAAGAGCCATGGGAGTAAAGGGCGTTGATGAAATGTCTGTGGAAGAATACAGAAAAGCCGCAGTAGATGCAGTTCAGAAACTTTCTGTAGATGTTGGAATCCCGACAAAGCTTGAAGCATTAAAAGAAGAAGATCTGCAGTTCCTTGCAGAGTCAGCTCACGCAGATGCATGTGCACCGGGTAACCCGAAAGATGCGAGCGTTGAAGATCTGAAAGATCTGTTCAGAAAGCTGATGTAA
- a CDS encoding diguanylate cyclase domain-containing protein, with the protein MENIFPGNAFRVGGDEFVIIETGIVKAQFFQKLDELRREMEKRKENFSIGVLWRENENDIVTMLKEADNIMYTEKKKYHLENKEL; encoded by the coding sequence ATGGAGAATATTTTCCCGGGAAATGCATTCCGGGTTGGTGGAGACGAATTTGTAATTATTGAGACGGGGATTGTTAAGGCACAGTTTTTTCAAAAATTAGATGAGCTTCGCAGGGAAATGGAAAAAAGAAAAGAGAACTTTTCTATTGGTGTTTTATGGAGAGAGAATGAAAATGACATAGTTACCATGTTAAAAGAGGCAGATAATATCATGTATACTGAGAAGAAAAAATATCATTTAGAAAATAAGGAATTGTAG
- the trpD gene encoding anthranilate phosphoribosyltransferase yields MIKEAIIKLAKKEDLTYAEAEQVMNEIMEGKATDVQKSAYLTALSMKGETIDEITASASGMRAHCIKLLHDMDVLEIVGTGGDGSNSFNISTTSSMVIAAAGIPVAKHGNRAASSKSGAADVLEALGVKIDVPPEKSTELLNKIQICFLFAQNYHIAMKYVGPIRKELGIRTVFNILGPLSNPAGANMELMGVYDQSLVEPLAQVMANLGVVRGMVVYGQDKLDEISMCAATSVCEIKDGKFISYEITPEQFGYERCEKGALTGGTPEENAKITMEILSGADKGPKRQAVCLNAGAAIYIAGKADTIEAGIRKAEQIIDEGLALKKLEQFREESQK; encoded by the coding sequence ATGATTAAAGAAGCAATTATCAAACTGGCCAAAAAAGAAGATCTGACATATGCAGAAGCAGAGCAGGTCATGAATGAGATCATGGAGGGGAAAGCGACAGATGTACAGAAATCCGCATATCTGACAGCTCTTTCCATGAAAGGTGAAACGATCGATGAGATTACAGCATCAGCATCCGGTATGCGGGCACACTGCATCAAACTGCTTCATGATATGGATGTACTTGAAATTGTAGGAACAGGTGGAGACGGATCCAATTCCTTTAACATTTCAACGACCTCTTCCATGGTTATTGCGGCAGCAGGAATCCCAGTAGCAAAGCATGGAAATCGTGCAGCATCTTCAAAGTCCGGTGCAGCAGATGTACTTGAAGCATTGGGCGTTAAAATTGATGTTCCACCGGAGAAAAGCACAGAATTATTGAATAAGATACAGATTTGTTTCTTGTTCGCACAGAATTATCATATCGCAATGAAATATGTCGGACCGATCCGTAAAGAACTGGGAATCCGTACAGTTTTCAATATTCTCGGACCACTCTCCAATCCGGCCGGTGCAAATATGGAATTGATGGGTGTATATGATCAGAGTCTTGTTGAACCACTGGCACAGGTAATGGCGAATCTGGGAGTTGTCCGTGGAATGGTCGTTTACGGACAGGATAAGCTGGATGAAATTTCCATGTGTGCGGCAACATCTGTATGTGAGATTAAAGATGGAAAATTCATTTCATACGAGATCACACCGGAACAATTTGGATATGAACGCTGTGAAAAAGGTGCGTTGACCGGAGGAACACCGGAAGAAAATGCAAAGATCACGATGGAGATTCTGTCAGGGGCAGACAAAGGACCGAAACGTCAGGCAGTGTGCCTGAATGCCGGAGCCGCGATCTATATTGCAGGCAAGGCAGATACGATTGAAGCAGGAATAAGAAAAGCAGAGCAGATCATTGATGAAGGTCTTGCTTTGAAGAAGCTGGAACAGTTCAGAGAAGAAAGCCAGAAGTAA
- a CDS encoding TetR/AcrR family transcriptional regulator C-terminal domain-containing protein, translating to MLKNEVAKNELKEVRHSEEWHKSGEKVKYRLADAMKSCMKKAPVEKITVKEITEECGVTRQTFYRNFQDKYDLINWYFDKILIESFAHMGEGKTVYEALVNKFHYIQEEKLFFKAAFKNDTQNCLRDHDFELIREFYKNQIEEKSGKTMSEHLQFQLEMYCQGSIYMTVQWVLGEMKESPENLAHALAQSMPEELAKVFRELEML from the coding sequence ATGCTTAAAAATGAAGTGGCTAAAAATGAATTGAAAGAAGTGCGGCATTCGGAAGAATGGCATAAATCGGGCGAAAAAGTAAAATACAGACTTGCAGATGCCATGAAATCCTGCATGAAAAAAGCACCGGTGGAGAAAATCACAGTTAAGGAGATCACGGAAGAGTGTGGTGTGACACGGCAGACATTTTACAGAAATTTTCAGGATAAATATGATCTGATCAACTGGTATTTTGATAAGATTTTGATAGAATCATTTGCCCACATGGGAGAAGGAAAGACCGTGTATGAGGCACTGGTAAATAAATTCCATTACATACAGGAAGAAAAGCTGTTTTTCAAAGCAGCATTTAAAAATGATACTCAGAACTGTCTGAGAGATCATGATTTTGAACTGATCAGGGAATTTTATAAAAATCAGATTGAAGAAAAATCAGGAAAAACCATGTCGGAGCATCTGCAATTTCAATTAGAAATGTATTGTCAGGGGTCAATTTATATGACGGTACAATGGGTTTTGGGAGAGATGAAAGAAAGTCCGGAAAATCTTGCACATGCACTGGCACAGTCCATGCCGGAAGAATTGGCAAAAGTATTTCGGGAGCTGGAGATGTTGTGA
- a CDS encoding anthranilate synthase component II: protein MILLIDNYDSFVYNLYQFIAEIEPDVKVVRNDEITSEEILKMNPDKIVISPGPGKPSEAGECIHVIRELKGKIPILGVCLGHQAIAEAFGATVGYAKHLMHGKTSLLEDVDTDSLLFRGLEKPVQVARYHSLAVEEDTLPKELKVTARSKDGEVMAMEHEKYPIYGVQFHPESVMTPKGFTMIKNFIEKQ from the coding sequence ATGATACTTTTAATTGATAATTATGACAGTTTTGTATATAACCTGTATCAGTTTATTGCAGAAATTGAACCGGATGTAAAGGTTGTGCGAAATGATGAGATCACTTCAGAAGAAATCCTGAAAATGAATCCGGATAAGATTGTAATCTCGCCAGGTCCGGGAAAACCGTCTGAGGCGGGAGAATGTATCCATGTGATCCGGGAATTAAAAGGAAAGATCCCGATTCTCGGAGTGTGCCTGGGACATCAGGCAATCGCAGAAGCATTTGGAGCAACCGTAGGATATGCAAAGCATCTGATGCATGGAAAAACGTCACTCCTTGAGGATGTGGATACAGACAGTCTTTTATTCCGAGGACTTGAAAAGCCGGTGCAGGTGGCACGCTATCACTCCCTTGCAGTGGAAGAAGATACACTTCCGAAAGAACTTAAGGTGACTGCAAGAAGCAAAGACGGAGAAGTGATGGCAATGGAGCATGAAAAATATCCAATCTATGGTGTACAGTTTCACCCGGAGTCAGTTATGACACCGAAAGGATTTACGATGATAAAAAACTTTATAGAAAAGCAGTAA
- the trpE gene encoding anthranilate synthase component I — protein sequence MNETLEMIQNYAASGKYKRVPVSRELYADAFTPISVMRTLRAASRHCYLLESAEDRQQWGRYSFLGYAPTMEITCMDGKVVILEGNEEDEKIKREVQTDHPGKILREILKDYKSPVVPGLPPYTGGLVGYFSYDYIKYGEPSLKPILNGASENDFRDADLMLFDRVIVFDNYRQKLILITGVRLDGDLEENYENAQRELEEMERLIRSGAKAVFKPLKLEEEFQPGAEKAEYCRMVEKAKEYIREGDIFQVVLSNPLTAKAKGSLFDTYRVLRTSNPSPYMFYFSSDDIEVAGASPETLAKLENGTVCTFPLAGTRPRGKTEEEDQRLERELLADEKELAEHNMLVDLGRNDVGKISRPGSVKVDKYMEIQRFSHVMHIGSTVTGTISEEKDALDVVDAILPAGTLSGAPKIRACEIIAELEKEKRGIYGGAVGYLDFAGNVDTCISIRLAYKKNGSVRVQSGAGIVADSIPENEFQECLNKAGAVLQAIKIAEGGLE from the coding sequence ATGAATGAGACACTGGAAATGATTCAAAATTATGCTGCATCAGGAAAATATAAAAGAGTTCCGGTCAGCAGAGAACTCTATGCTGATGCATTTACACCGATCAGCGTTATGAGAACCCTTCGGGCGGCCAGCAGACACTGCTATCTGCTGGAAAGTGCGGAGGACCGACAACAGTGGGGAAGGTATTCCTTCCTGGGCTATGCACCGACAATGGAAATTACGTGTATGGATGGAAAAGTAGTCATCCTTGAAGGAAATGAAGAGGATGAGAAGATAAAAAGAGAAGTCCAGACGGATCATCCGGGGAAAATTCTCCGGGAGATTTTAAAAGACTATAAAAGCCCGGTTGTTCCCGGATTACCGCCATATACAGGTGGTCTGGTGGGATATTTTTCATATGATTACATCAAATATGGGGAACCATCACTGAAACCGATTTTAAATGGAGCGTCAGAAAATGATTTCCGGGATGCGGATCTGATGTTATTTGACAGGGTTATCGTCTTTGATAACTACAGACAGAAGCTGATCCTGATCACCGGAGTCCGGCTGGATGGAGACCTGGAAGAAAATTACGAAAATGCACAAAGAGAACTGGAAGAAATGGAGCGACTGATCCGCAGTGGTGCAAAGGCAGTATTTAAACCGTTGAAACTGGAAGAAGAATTTCAGCCGGGAGCAGAAAAAGCAGAGTATTGCAGAATGGTGGAAAAAGCAAAAGAATATATCCGGGAAGGTGATATTTTCCAGGTGGTTCTTTCTAATCCACTTACGGCAAAGGCAAAAGGAAGTCTTTTTGATACTTACCGGGTACTGCGGACATCGAATCCGTCACCTTATATGTTCTACTTCTCAAGTGACGATATCGAAGTGGCAGGAGCTTCGCCGGAAACGCTTGCGAAGCTTGAAAATGGAACGGTCTGCACCTTCCCGCTGGCAGGAACAAGACCCCGTGGAAAGACGGAGGAGGAAGATCAGAGGCTGGAACGAGAACTGCTGGCAGATGAAAAAGAACTGGCAGAACATAACATGCTTGTAGATCTGGGAAGAAATGATGTCGGAAAGATCAGCCGGCCGGGAAGTGTTAAAGTAGATAAATATATGGAAATCCAGAGATTTTCCCATGTTATGCATATAGGTTCTACTGTAACCGGAACGATCAGTGAGGAAAAAGATGCTCTTGATGTAGTGGATGCGATTCTTCCTGCCGGAACTCTTTCAGGAGCACCAAAAATCCGGGCATGCGAGATTATCGCAGAACTGGAAAAGGAAAAAAGAGGAATTTATGGAGGAGCAGTCGGATATCTTGATTTTGCCGGAAATGTAGATACCTGTATTTCCATCCGTCTGGCATATAAGAAAAATGGAAGTGTCCGGGTACAGTCCGGTGCAGGAATCGTAGCGGACAGTATTCCGGAAAATGAATTTCAGGAATGTCTGAACAAGGCAGGAGCAGTATTGCAGGCAATTAAGATTGCAGAAGGAGGTCTGGAATGA